The following are encoded in a window of Solidesulfovibrio magneticus RS-1 genomic DNA:
- the rsmH gene encoding 16S rRNA (cytosine(1402)-N(4))-methyltransferase RsmH, whose product MEGQPIHKPVLLREVIELLGIRPGMKILDATVGLGGHSRGMLEAAGGEGQVLGLDRDREALSEAGRWLAPYGDRVRLVRTRSSRFPAVLAEAGWEKVDAALLDAGMSSLQLDDPERGFGFLHDGPLDMRMGAEDGGETAEGLVNLASYARLCEIIREYGEDPQAGRIARAIVSVREKEAITTTARLAEVVWQAYPAKWRATARQHPATRTFQALRMAVNEELAELEAFLKAIPDHLAPGGRVAVISFHSLEDRLVKRAFRAEATDCICPREQVVCVCGHRARLRILTKKPVMAGEEEVRDNSRARSAKLRVAERLPDAGADVAG is encoded by the coding sequence ATGGAAGGACAGCCGATCCACAAACCGGTCCTTTTGCGGGAAGTCATCGAACTCCTCGGCATTCGGCCGGGGATGAAAATTCTGGACGCCACGGTCGGGCTTGGTGGGCATTCTAGGGGGATGCTCGAAGCCGCCGGGGGAGAGGGGCAGGTGCTTGGCCTCGACAGGGACAGGGAGGCCCTGTCGGAAGCCGGGCGATGGCTTGCCCCCTACGGCGACCGGGTGCGCCTTGTGCGCACCCGGTCCAGCCGGTTCCCGGCCGTCCTGGCCGAGGCGGGGTGGGAGAAGGTCGACGCTGCGCTGTTGGACGCGGGGATGTCCTCCTTGCAGCTCGACGACCCGGAGCGCGGCTTCGGGTTTTTGCACGACGGCCCCCTGGACATGCGCATGGGGGCCGAGGACGGCGGCGAGACCGCCGAAGGGCTGGTCAATCTGGCCTCGTACGCCCGGCTTTGCGAGATCATCCGCGAATACGGCGAGGATCCGCAGGCCGGGCGTATAGCCCGAGCCATCGTCAGCGTCCGGGAAAAGGAAGCCATCACCACCACGGCCCGTCTGGCCGAGGTGGTCTGGCAGGCCTATCCGGCCAAGTGGCGGGCCACGGCCCGCCAGCACCCGGCCACGCGGACCTTTCAGGCCCTGCGCATGGCCGTCAACGAGGAATTGGCGGAACTGGAGGCTTTTCTCAAAGCCATTCCGGACCACTTGGCCCCTGGGGGCCGGGTGGCCGTCATTTCATTCCATTCCCTGGAGGACCGGCTGGTCAAGCGCGCCTTTCGCGCCGAGGCCACGGATTGCATCTGTCCCAGGGAGCAGGTGGTGTGCGTGTGCGGGCACCGGGCCAGGTTGCGCATCCTGACCAAAAAGCCCGTCATGGCCGGGGAAGAGGAAGTGCGGGACAACTCCAGGGCGCGCAGCGCCAAACTGCGGGTTGCCGAGCGGCTGCCGGATGCAGGAGCGGACGTCGCCGGGTAA
- the mraZ gene encoding division/cell wall cluster transcriptional repressor MraZ, whose translation MFRGHSNRSLDPKGRLMLPPEFREEIFRLVPDGRVMLTNNFDGAISGYPMPEWEAVEASFRAGNTLMPGFRDIERFFIAGATEVTVDKQGRILIPPYLRTYAGLDKEMVLAGVGTKFEIWDQGRFEERLRQTAANFNAHMEAMAASGVSLRF comes from the coding sequence GTGTTCCGGGGACATTCCAATCGCAGCCTCGACCCGAAGGGTCGCCTGATGCTCCCGCCCGAATTTCGGGAGGAGATTTTTCGTCTTGTCCCCGACGGCCGCGTGATGCTCACCAACAACTTCGACGGGGCCATCTCCGGCTACCCCATGCCCGAGTGGGAGGCCGTGGAAGCAAGCTTTCGGGCCGGCAACACGCTGATGCCCGGCTTTCGGGACATTGAACGGTTTTTCATCGCCGGGGCCACGGAAGTGACCGTGGACAAGCAGGGGCGCATCCTCATTCCGCCCTATCTGCGGACCTACGCGGGGCTGGACAAGGAAATGGTGCTGGCCGGGGTGGGGACGAAGTTCGAAATCTGGGACCAGGGCCGCTTCGAGGAGCGCCTGCGCCAGACCGCCGCCAACTTCAACGCGCATATGGAAGCCATGGCCGCTTCCGGCGTTTCGTTGCGGTTCTAG
- a CDS encoding HD-GYP domain-containing protein, with translation MRDRATLEIPAGLEEEYYQINPDILQSFNKLRPPLNIYRFLENVSRITPYYKVGDRLSKEQAQELADLVAEGVIFVSRADHAVYVKHISYQLDLVLLDKHLTESEIADIFQIALTRRMEAFFDQPVRLVYDKVREDVLVLTEYVWEDFHRTRALAKRLHTTHSLANHAVNCGLLGLHLFLAGQSDGFRDQKNARHILDRSLLGIFLHDLGMTRVPAMIRDKTKPLLPDEMQKIKGHTMAGYEMLTRIDIKFSEMERCVSEHHERLDCSGYPQKIGVGTISELGLLTGVVDSFCAMITKRPYAPAMEQLAAAKKLYEDAKRYPADVVKRLIALLASGK, from the coding sequence ATGCGCGACAGGGCGACCTTGGAAATTCCGGCGGGGCTTGAGGAAGAGTATTATCAAATCAATCCCGACATCCTGCAGAGCTTCAACAAGCTGCGGCCGCCGCTGAACATTTACCGTTTCCTGGAAAACGTGTCCCGCATCACGCCCTATTACAAGGTCGGGGACCGTCTTTCCAAGGAACAGGCCCAGGAGTTGGCCGATCTGGTGGCCGAGGGCGTCATCTTCGTGTCCCGGGCCGACCACGCGGTTTACGTCAAGCACATCAGCTACCAGCTTGATCTGGTGCTGCTGGACAAGCATCTCACCGAATCGGAGATCGCCGACATCTTCCAGATCGCCCTGACCCGGCGCATGGAAGCCTTTTTTGACCAGCCGGTGCGGCTGGTCTACGACAAGGTCCGCGAGGACGTGCTGGTGCTCACCGAGTACGTCTGGGAGGACTTCCACCGCACCCGCGCCCTGGCCAAGCGGCTGCACACGACCCACTCCCTGGCCAACCACGCCGTCAACTGCGGGCTGCTGGGCCTGCATCTCTTCCTGGCCGGCCAGTCGGACGGCTTTCGGGACCAGAAAAACGCCCGTCACATCCTCGACCGCTCCCTGCTCGGCATCTTTCTCCACGACCTGGGCATGACTCGGGTGCCGGCCATGATCCGCGACAAGACCAAGCCGCTTTTGCCCGACGAAATGCAAAAAATTAAAGGCCACACCATGGCCGGCTACGAGATGCTCACCCGCATCGACATCAAGTTTTCGGAAATGGAGCGGTGCGTGTCAGAACACCACGAGCGGCTGGACTGCTCGGGCTATCCGCAAAAGATCGGGGTGGGAACGATTTCGGAACTGGGACTTTTGACCGGAGTGGTGGACTCGTTTTGCGCCATGATCACCAAGCGGCCCTACGCCCCAGCCATGGAGCAGCTGGCCGCCGCCAAAAAGCTCTACGAAGACGCCAAGCGCTACCCGGCCGACGTGGTCAAACGGCTCATCGCCCTCCTGGCCAGCGGCAAATAG
- a CDS encoding phosphate signaling complex PhoU family protein: MRILEGIEENFRFMVLEVSKQVASTLNVVERPDQECIKRIESRDDYIDNLKSVIENACWGRIHGSTDRNKRTLDLVRAANIININLERIADYAVNIVSQMQYLTEPAFIKRYDYRAPFVDVDKALGLVFQALTRQDVKLALRICRAEFALDDHFKKAFDAILGDLRQGESPENAISCFNIFRYLERMGDALLNIGEAVIFAALGEKLKIHQYQALQDTLELGEETPITPGDFHSIWGTRSGCRIGRVQEGHGARSKGVLFKEGNADKLAKEKENIERWQRLSPGLAPSIQAFQTDGESASMLLEYLGGCNVQEVVLTADREIVENACFLITQTVGGLWEQTLVRRAVAADAMAQLRARLDDVFGLHPHLAFGPMDIGGQTVAGLDALLGAAETAEKTLAAPFAVLLHGDFNLNNIVYDHTAQRIHYIDLHRSREGDYAQDTAVFLASNFRLPFFDRKSRGQLELAMRRFLEFARGFAAEQGDGTFEARLTFAVARALATSARFEMKASFARELFQRGVYLLERAAGHAGRPWEALAFPDAVLAY, encoded by the coding sequence ATGCGCATTTTGGAAGGCATTGAAGAGAATTTCCGCTTCATGGTCCTGGAGGTCTCCAAGCAGGTGGCCAGCACGCTGAACGTGGTGGAACGGCCGGACCAGGAGTGCATCAAGCGTATCGAAAGTCGTGACGACTATATCGACAATCTCAAGAGCGTCATCGAAAACGCCTGCTGGGGTCGCATCCACGGTTCCACCGACCGCAACAAGCGCACGCTCGATCTCGTTCGCGCCGCCAACATCATCAATATCAATCTGGAGCGCATCGCGGACTATGCCGTCAACATCGTCTCGCAGATGCAATACTTGACCGAGCCGGCCTTTATCAAACGCTACGACTACCGCGCCCCCTTCGTGGACGTGGACAAGGCCCTGGGGCTGGTCTTTCAGGCGCTCACCCGCCAGGACGTGAAGCTGGCGCTGCGCATCTGCCGGGCCGAGTTCGCCCTGGACGACCATTTCAAGAAAGCCTTCGACGCCATTTTAGGAGATCTGCGCCAGGGCGAGTCGCCGGAAAACGCCATCTCCTGCTTCAATATTTTCCGCTATCTCGAACGCATGGGCGACGCCCTGCTCAACATTGGCGAGGCCGTCATTTTCGCGGCCTTGGGCGAGAAGCTCAAGATCCACCAGTACCAGGCCTTGCAGGACACCCTGGAGCTGGGCGAGGAAACGCCCATCACCCCCGGGGACTTCCATTCCATCTGGGGCACACGGTCGGGCTGCCGCATCGGCCGGGTCCAGGAGGGCCACGGGGCGCGCTCCAAGGGCGTGCTTTTCAAGGAAGGCAATGCCGACAAGCTGGCCAAGGAAAAAGAGAACATCGAGCGTTGGCAACGCCTGTCGCCTGGCCTTGCCCCGAGCATCCAGGCCTTTCAGACCGACGGCGAGTCGGCCTCCATGCTCCTGGAGTACCTGGGCGGCTGCAATGTCCAGGAAGTGGTGCTGACGGCCGACCGGGAGATCGTGGAAAACGCCTGCTTTCTGATCACCCAGACGGTGGGGGGGCTGTGGGAGCAAACCCTTGTCCGCCGGGCGGTTGCGGCCGACGCCATGGCCCAACTGCGCGCCCGCCTGGACGACGTGTTCGGGCTGCATCCCCACCTGGCCTTTGGCCCCATGGACATCGGCGGCCAGACTGTCGCCGGCCTGGACGCCCTGCTCGGGGCGGCCGAGACGGCCGAGAAGACCCTGGCCGCGCCGTTCGCCGTGCTGCTCCACGGCGATTTCAACCTCAACAACATCGTCTACGACCACACCGCCCAGCGCATCCACTATATTGATCTGCACCGCTCCCGTGAGGGCGACTACGCCCAGGACACGGCGGTGTTTCTGGCCTCCAATTTCCGGCTGCCCTTTTTCGACCGCAAATCACGCGGCCAGTTGGAGCTGGCCATGCGGCGTTTCCTGGAATTCGCCCGTGGATTTGCCGCCGAGCAGGGGGACGGGACCTTCGAGGCCCGCCTGACCTTTGCCGTGGCCCGAGCCCTGGCCACCTCGGCCCGGTTCGAGATGAAGGCCTCCTTTGCCCGGGAACTGTTCCAGCGCGGCGTCTATCTCCTGGAGCGCGCGGCCGGCCATGCCGGCCGTCCCTGGGAGGCGCTTGCCTTCCCGGACGCGGTGCTGGCCTACTGA